In Paenibacillus dendritiformis, the DNA window AGGACAGCATTGGCGGCGTTCCGCTTACGGTCGCGAACGCGATCGAGATTCTTCGCAGCGACAGCAGCGCTTTGGCTACGCTTGACGAAGCCGCCATTCTGAATTTGAAAAAAACGTATGAAAACTCGGTCCGTCTTCTGGGAGCCTATACTCCGCGGCGATTCGAGGGGGATCTTCTGTTCTTCCGCTCGACGATCATACCGGATTGGTTCGATCCGATTGAACCGGAGATGTGGATTCCCTATATCGGCGGACGGATCGAGCGGCATGATATCGCCTGCCGGCATAAGGACCTGTGTCAGCCGGGACCGCTTGCCGAGATCGGCGCGGCTCTTTTGGCCAAGCTGAAATCCGCGAACGGCGCGGCCATGAGACAAGATGGGAGGGAGCTAATCCATGAGTAATCCTTTTGAGCAAGCGGACGGAGCTTTTCTGGTGCTGATCAATGAGGAGGGGCAGTATTCGCTCTGGCCGGCCTTTGGTGCGGTGCCGGATGGATGGAGTACGGTTCTGGGCCCGGTTACGCGACAAGGGTGCTTAGACTATATCAACCTGCATTGGACCGATTTGCGGCCCCGCAGCTTATGCGAGTCTGCATCGGATCTTGTTCATGGAACGCAGCGATGACGAAAGGGTTGAATCCGAAGACGGCCGTCTGTATCGTCTACGTGGCGGCCATGTTCACGGTGGCTATGGACGCCACCGTCCTCAACGTGGCGCTGCAGACGATCAGCCAGGAGCTGCGCGTGCCTCCGGCCGCGTCGGGAGTGCTGAATGTCGGCTACCTGGTAAGCCTCGCTGTCGTCCTGCCGGCCGCGGGGTGGTTAGGCGACAAGTGGGGGACCAAGCGCGCCTTTTTGCTCGCGCTCGCCTTGTTCACGGGAGCCTCGGTCTTATGCGGCTTCGCCGAGAGTTTGACGGCGTTGACCGTGTTTCGGGTCATACAGGGTATCGGCGGCGGCTTGCTTACTCCGATCGGAATGGCGTTGCTGTTCCGCATGTTTCCCCCGCAGGAGAGGGCCAAGGTCTCACGGGCGCTCGTTCTCCCGATTGCGGTTGCTCCCGCGGTCGGGCCCATCCTTAGCGGGCTGCTAATTGAACATCTTTCGTGGCGCTGGATATTTTACGTTCATTTGCCGATCGGAATTCCCGCTTTGCTGTTCGGAATCGTCTTTTTGAAGGAGCATCGGGAACATGAGGCGGGACGCCTCGATGTTCGGGGCCTCCTCCTGTCGGCGCCGGGCCTGGCTCTGTTGATGTATGCCCTCAGCCAAGGCCCTGTGCAGGGCTGGGGTTCTCCCGCGATCTTGGCAACGGGGGGAGCGGGCCTTGTCCTCATCGCCGCCCTTGTCGTCGTCGAACTGCGGGTGAAGCAGCCACTGCTTGATCTGCGGCTGTTGGGCGACCGCCTGTTCCGCACGGCAGGCCTCGTCGCCATGTTCTCCGCAGCGGGCTTGCTCGGCATGCTGTACGTGTTCCCGTTAATGTACCAGAATGCGCTGCATGCTTCGGCCCTCGACACCGGGTTGTCGACCTTCCCGGAGGCGCTTGGCCTTATGCTTGCTTCTCAGCTTGTGCCCTGGACCTATCCGAGGCTGGGCCCGAAGCGCGTCATGGTTCTGGGGCTGTTGTGCACGGCGGTTTTCTTCGTCATGCTGAGCATGGTCGGCCCCCATACGAATCCCTGGCTGATTCGAAGCCTGCTGTTCGGTGTCGGCGTCTTTTTGGGCCATACGGTCGGCGCCGTTCAGATAGCGGCTTTTGCCAACATTCCGCCTGCATCGATGGCCCGGGCGTCGACCTGGTTCACCGTCCAGAACCGGCTGGGGCCGGCCATAGGCTTGGCGGTTCTGTCCGGCATTCTTGCCGTGGCGGGAACCCGCACGATAAATGCCGCCGGAGGAACCGAGCCTACTGTTATGGCGTACCGTGCCGCTCTGCTCGGGGCCGCAGGCTTCCTGCTTATGGGCCTTTGCTGTGCGCTTCGGATTCGCGACAGCGACGCCGCTGCCACCGTGGCGAAGCAGCCCCCGTGGCGAAGCAGCCCCCGGTGAAGCCGGATAGGGAAAAATCGGTTCAAACGTGAAATGAAGCGGGAGATCACGCCGCAGTAGGACGGTGAAGGGCGGTACGATTCTTCCATGGAAGGCATCTGCGGCAAACCGATCTACAAACTCAAACAGACCTTGGTTCAGTACGCTGAACTGAGGTCTTATTTTCGTTGTCTGGATGGCTCGTCCCCCTTATGCATATGAAATTACCGCATTTCAAAGCGGACTGAACTTATTTTTTTACGCCACCCGGTTGTACTTATCCCTTCCAGAACTCCTCTATATATGAAAGAACACATATCGCGCAGAGCGGCGCAGTCATCATAGCCGGGAGAGCCGCCGCGGGGGATACGCGCCGATTTTCCTTATCCCAATGATGATTCCGGCCTGCGCGGCCAAATTGGAGGAGGTGTAATGATGATTCGATGTTCGCAATTCGACAAACCGATCGAGACCGTGCCCAATGTCGCCCCCCAGGTTCATGTGTACGGGAGAAAA includes these proteins:
- a CDS encoding DHA2 family efflux MFS transporter permease subunit, with the protein product MTKGLNPKTAVCIVYVAAMFTVAMDATVLNVALQTISQELRVPPAASGVLNVGYLVSLAVVLPAAGWLGDKWGTKRAFLLALALFTGASVLCGFAESLTALTVFRVIQGIGGGLLTPIGMALLFRMFPPQERAKVSRALVLPIAVAPAVGPILSGLLIEHLSWRWIFYVHLPIGIPALLFGIVFLKEHREHEAGRLDVRGLLLSAPGLALLMYALSQGPVQGWGSPAILATGGAGLVLIAALVVVELRVKQPLLDLRLLGDRLFRTAGLVAMFSAAGLLGMLYVFPLMYQNALHASALDTGLSTFPEALGLMLASQLVPWTYPRLGPKRVMVLGLLCTAVFFVMLSMVGPHTNPWLIRSLLFGVGVFLGHTVGAVQIAAFANIPPASMARASTWFTVQNRLGPAIGLAVLSGILAVAGTRTINAAGGTEPTVMAYRAALLGAAGFLLMGLCCALRIRDSDAAATVAKQPPWRSSPR
- a CDS encoding MbtH family protein, whose translation is MSNPFEQADGAFLVLINEEGQYSLWPAFGAVPDGWSTVLGPVTRQGCLDYINLHWTDLRPRSLCESASDLVHGTQR